The Leptolyngbya sp. CCY15150 genome includes the window GATGAGGCGGGCGATCGCCATGGCTGAGGCGGGCTGGGTCTGGGCCTGACTTAGCCAACCGAGGAGCTTTAGAGTAGACTCGTGGAGCCATTCAGGATCAGACACAATCCCAGAAAATAAAAGCGGGCGCAAGCTGGTGCGGTAAAGATTCACGGTTCACCATGGAGAACGACGGTTGGGGTCAAAATGCGGGCATACTTTGAACAATCGTCAGTATACAAGGACAACCGCGTTAGATTGGTGAGCGATCGCTGATGCCCATGTCTCCAAGACCGGTCTATGTTTTGTAGCACAACCGCCATGATTCCAGCCTCGATTTACGGTAGCTTAGGGAACAGAGCCTCTTGGATGCCTATCAACGCAAAGGTTTTCAGGATTCTATCCTTGATGATGCCTCGGCTTTGTGGCTAAACCCGCTTAGAATGCTGACAATAGGATAGGGCGATCGTATGAGCATCTATAGGCGTCTATCTGCATGTGCAACGCCAGCTTCAGGGAGTTTGTGGATGTTCCTAATCTATGTAGGCAAGAGCAGTCAACCCAGAACAGTCAACCGGATTGGGAACTCCGTCTGTGTTACACAGAAACGTTACGCAGAAAACCTGACGTTGCCTCGAATCTTCCGGCTCTAGGTCTAACCTAGGTTAAGCAAGGGTTCACCCCCTGCATACGTCACGGGTCATCCTCAATAGTTCATCCTGAATGACATCCATCACCCTGTAGTCAACTATGTTCATCATGACTGATAGCCACATCATGCCTGAGGGATGCTCTGGACATCGTGTCCTTGATGTCAGGGCCATCCCAACCTGAGGGGGAGTTCATATCCATGGGTTCGCAAAAAGATCTATCCGATTATGAGCGCCAACTAGTCGCACTTGGTCGCGCTTTGCAGTCGCTACGGGAGCAAGACACCCTAGGAGGGCTAGCTCAGGCTGCGTTGGACTATTTGCGATCGGAATTTCAGTATGCGCTGATCTGGATTGGTCTCTATCACCAAGTAGGGCACACCATACAGGGCTGTGCGGGGCTGATGCCATCGGCGGCGACCGCGCCCTTCATTCAGCAAAAACTAGATCTGCAGCCCGGTGACTTGCTAGAACAGGTGGTGATCCAGCAGCGCCCGGTGGGGGTGCCCGATCTACGGGAAGAAACTAGGGCGGGGCAGTGGCGCACCATTGCCCAACAGCATAATATTCAAGGCACGGTCATTTTTCCGATTCGCCATCGCGATCGCTGCCTAGGGGTAACCATTCTTGGCTCCCACCTATGGGGCGTTTCTCCCCAGTCGGAGGAAAAGGCGCGACTCTCGATGGTGTTAGGAGAACTGGCCCTAGCGGTGCATCACCTTGAAGCCGAGCAGATTCGTCAACAGGTGAAGCGCCCAGCCGAACCGCTTTTCCATCTTTTAAACCACCTGCGATCGCTGCCCACCCTGCAAGAGCGGCTCGATGCCGTCGTCGAAGCCACCCATCAGTTTATTGGGCTCGACCGCACCAACATCTACTGGTTTGAACCCCAGCGCTATGAATTTTGGCAGCGAGCCAGCCGCCCGGATCGCGGTGTCATTTCCCGAGACATGCGAGCGATCGCTCCCATTCCCGTTGAAGACGTCAGTGCTTTCTATCAAGCCCTCATGGCCGATCAAACCATCGCCATCGGTGAAGCCAACGGCACCCTCAAGGCTGATTTGACCGGCCGGCTGATGCAGCGTATCCAGGCGCGATCGCTCCTCGCCACGCCTATCCTATTCCAAAACCAACTCCTGGGTTTTCTATCCGTAGAAAGCCAGAAAGCCCATATCTGGACAGAACAAGAAAAAAGCTACCTGCAGGCCGCTGCCCAAATTGCGGCGATCACAGCCCCCTTAGAAACCCTTGAAACTACCCTTGAGCAAGTCAAAAACGATCAACTGCTCACCGCCGAACTCACCCGCGCCATCTACAGTGAAGACGACTGGACAAAAACCCTGCACGATGCGGCAGAACAAATCGCCCAGCGCTTAAAAACCCAGTGGTTCTTGGTGTTGCTCTACAATCCCGACCAAGAAAAGTTCGAGGTTTGCTACCAGCACCAAGCCCCCCACTGTCCCTCATTACCAGCCTTCCTAGAACGCCTCAACCAAGTAGACTGGCAAATGCTAGAGCGCAGTACCGAGGCCGTCAGCATTGAGAACCTCTCCGATGACCTGAAACTCATGGCTTGGCGGGAAGTGTTGCTAACCGCCGGTGTGCAGTCTGTCCTAGTGTGCAACACGGCGGTGGATAACCCTCTAGAAGGCGTGGTGATGGTGGGTAATGAATCCACCCGCACCTGGGGACGGGATGAACGGGAGCTGATGCGAGTCGTGAGCCGGCAAGTGGGCTTGATTCTCCACCA containing:
- a CDS encoding GAF domain-containing protein, whose product is MGSQKDLSDYERQLVALGRALQSLREQDTLGGLAQAALDYLRSEFQYALIWIGLYHQVGHTIQGCAGLMPSAATAPFIQQKLDLQPGDLLEQVVIQQRPVGVPDLREETRAGQWRTIAQQHNIQGTVIFPIRHRDRCLGVTILGSHLWGVSPQSEEKARLSMVLGELALAVHHLEAEQIRQQVKRPAEPLFHLLNHLRSLPTLQERLDAVVEATHQFIGLDRTNIYWFEPQRYEFWQRASRPDRGVISRDMRAIAPIPVEDVSAFYQALMADQTIAIGEANGTLKADLTGRLMQRIQARSLLATPILFQNQLLGFLSVESQKAHIWTEQEKSYLQAAAQIAAITAPLETLETTLEQVKNDQLLTAELTRAIYSEDDWTKTLHDAAEQIAQRLKTQWFLVLLYNPDQEKFEVCYQHQAPHCPSLPAFLERLNQVDWQMLERSTEAVSIENLSDDLKLMAWREVLLTAGVQSVLVCNTAVDNPLEGVVMVGNESTRTWGRDERELMRVVSRQVGLILHQWQLQRQTEQQQKAYQTIQWGLAAMQQIHDLDQLEEAAMQQMANVLQVPLAALITWLPGRKEAQISAAAVGNNHYVLNADKKIKIHTDLLVQWALKSDSVVSISSNEFSVETRQWLSGSEIGQVLVMALRTSPDHEPTGVALVADCFDRYWLERQLDAFSSLVGQLAWSRRYLLLTKTLNNQREALERLNWYKQRRIEEIYRTLGVGIKRLNDLSHQKDALASMRYHQILRQLGNTLSSMVPVLKYEQWQLRTEVETTPLPTLLRRALERVDHLIKQRQLWSQVHNEETLTVGGDIGKIEFVLHEILLFACRRSPNSGRLDIWCRPLDAQWLELSITDNGVIEPRLVEELHIGRSQDLLMPSTLDYPPGLHLAICQSLMETVGGEFTLFKLEDERVLSRLIIPIVPS